The Nicotiana tomentosiformis chromosome 2, ASM39032v3, whole genome shotgun sequence genome includes the window TCTGGAATTAGATGAGCTGTCTGTAAGAGTAAGACATGGTTATTTTTGTGCAGTGATATGGGGTGTCATATAGATGGCTTTATTGCTGTAGTTggtcatacacatgtgctccaggAAGGACCAGTTACTGGTAGAGCTGCTGATGTTGTTGCGGCCGCTAATACAGCTGCTGAAGTTGCTCTGAGGCTTGTGAGACCAGGAAGGAAGGTAATGTTTTATCAAAATCTTTGTTTATTATGGAATGCTAGGgtattagatgttatttaaaagGGCAGCCTGGTGCGTAAAGTATCCCACGTTCATACAAGGTTTGTGGAAGGGCCACAACCcaaagggtgtgatgtagacagcctacaCTAACGCAAGCGTTAGTGGCTAATTTAACGGATCGAAGCTGTGACCTGTAGGTCACAGAAGACAAATTTACTGTTGCTCCAATGCTCCCTTTTGGTATTAGATgttatatattggaggatattgGGAAACATTTTCTTGCGTTGAGACGTGCTTTTCAGACTTTAGTTACCACCACATATATGCATACCATTCCCTTGTTGAGACTGCACGAGTATCAATGCCTGAAAATATGGTTATATGTTGTTTTAAAATGATAGTCTTTGTTTTGTCTTTTGAAAGGATTGGCTTCCCAATTGTATGTCAAAGAATACCTTCATATCTACAAGCTCACGTATGACAGAATGAGTTTTGGATGGGTTTGATTATGTAGTAAGAATGTGGTGAATATGTGGGTAAGGGCATTGAATTACCGATTTGTATGGATATGAATGAACCACAAATACGACTTACTGATTGCCAAAGCTTGAGATCCAAGTTGGCACTTTTCTGTGATTATAAAATAGTCTTCTCTGTTTTTCTAAGATTATGTATTGCAAAATAATAAGTTGACATGTATTCTTTATGCTTAATCTCGTGCAATATGTTCCCCTGTTTTTTGTTGAACCATGTAATCATATATGATCTTTATCAGCATTCTGCCCCTTAGCTCATTGATCTGTCAATAAGCAGTTTGTGAAAAGCATGTGAAACCATCTGTCAGAAACCTCGAAGATACTTTTAACGGGGGAATAAATTTTATCTTATGTAGTGTTTGTTTGTGGGAAAGCTATTAATTTGTTTTTGAAACCAAACAAACAAATGATTGTTCTCTGGTTGTTTACAGAAAATATCTAGATAACAGAAAGCATGAAAATAGTGTTTTGGGATGAAAAAAATTTAGTCACATTTGTACCTTACTAGAAACTATGGCCACATTTGCAAAAGCTGAAATAAGTGTTTTGGGATGGAAAATTGTGGCCACATTTGAAAAAGCTGAAAGGGATAACATTTTGGCCGTAATTCTTTTTCCTCTCTGCAACAATTTTCCCCCTtcgtccaaaaaattatttttatatcgGAAATGCTCTTAGTAGATCACAAAGATGTATctttaaatattaattttaccAATATGAAAGCCTCAAAATTGTATTGAGGGTATTAGTGATATTTCCCCCCCAAAACAGACCCAATCTCACACCAACCCCATAACAATTGTCCAAAAACCAAATGTTTTCAGTGCTCTAAATGTTTTCTGTTAGATACTTATTGCTCAGTTTCTTTGACATTGCAGAACTCGGATGTCACAGAAGCTATTCAGAAAGTTGCTGCGGCATATGACTGCAAGATTGTTGAGGGTGTCTTAAGTCATCAAATGAAGCAGTTTGTGATTGACGGAAACAAAGTTGTGTTGAGTGTGTCCAATCCTGAAACGAGAGTAGATGACGCAGAATTTGAGGAGAATGAGGTCTATTCAATTGACATTGTTACAAGCACTGGTGAAGGAAAGGTAAATGTTGCAACATTTGATGCCTTTACAATTACATGGAAACTAAATATTTTCAAATGAATCTCAAAATTTTGCAGCCAAAGTTGTTGGATGAGAAACAAACAACTATTTACAAGAGAGCTGTAGATAAAAGCTACAACCTGAAGATGAAAGCATCGAGGTTTATTTTCAGTGAAATCAGTCAGAAGTTCCCTGTCATGCCATTTACAGCAAGGTCATCACGATTTTCAATATTTTCTCATGTAACAGTGTGCTGTAGTAAATATatacttcctccgtttcaatttgtTTGAACCTTTTCGGAGTATGAGGGTCAAGTTGACTAATTTTCGGTGAATTCAAACATAGGCTCTTTAGGTTTTctgaaataaaatttacacatttagaaactttttaaatttgtttgaacCTTTTCGGAGTACGAGGGTTGAATTGACTAATTTTCGGTGAATTTAGACATAGGCTCTTTaggttttttgaaataaaattacaCATTTAGAAACTATGTAAAAAGTACTTTAAATCACAAtagttaacaattcaaaatatttaaaaactatttgCAAAATATATGGTAAAAAACCTTGTATGACTCCCGAAACAGTAATTGTTTCGTTGtttttgaaacggagggagtaagttTCATGATTATCATGttgtcttcttgttcttctttacTTGAACAGGGATTTGGAGGAGAAGAGAGCTCGTTTGGGACTCGTTGAATGTGTTAACCATGAGCTTTTGCAGCCGTATCCTGTTCTACATGAGAAACCTGGTCCGCACCATATTAGCTCTCAGTTCTTTAATGCAATGTTATGCTTAAGCAGTATATTTTTCCTGTATTCTTACTGAAATTCCATTTTCCAGATAATGttcctttcctttatttttttcttgtgtTGATGTGCAGGTGATTTGGTTGCTCACATAAAATTCACAGTGCTGTTGATGCCTAACGGGTCAGATAGGATCACAACTCATGCTCTACAGGAGCTGAAACCTACTAAGACAGTAGACGAGGAACCTGAAATCAAGACCTGGTTAGCCCTTCCCGTAAAAACCAAGAAGAAAGGTGGTGGGAAGAAAAAGAAAGGTAAGTTCAGAAGGCATTTGAAAAATAACTGAAGTAATGTAGTGTTTGATTCGTCGTGAAGCAAGCATGTTCTTGGAGATAAATGTAGTAATATGATGGAAATATGCAGGATAATATTTGACAACGTAACCAGTAATTGCTTTTAATGGAATAAAAAGATGGATGCCAATTAGTTGAGATTAAGTTTTAGTCATGTTAGTGCGTTGCTATATGTCCAATAACTTGTAGGAGTTTTAGTCCTCAGAGATTTATATGCCACCAGAGAATATATAGAATTtctctagtttttttttttttttaaaattttattgtaTATAATATTGGACTAAGATGAGTTTTAACGGAGCGACATGAATAGTGACGATTTTTATAGTCGATTCCAACTTGCTTGGAATTGAGGCGTAGTTGTAACTGTCGATTGCTTTGAATTCTCATTCCCTAACTTGTTTGAGATTGAGATGTAGTTGTAGCTGGTGATTGATATGAATTCTCACGATATCTATCCACCCTTTGATTTGCAGCGAAGAAAGGTGAGAAGACAGAAGACTCATCCCAAGCTGAGCCTATGGAAGGAGAATCAAATGGTGCTGAATCTTGATATGTTGCTAGAACTTTGATTTGATTCAATTCCAAGAACTATTTGTTGATTGTTAGTTAAATGTGGGATATTGAGGTAGTTGTGGATCTTTACGGCCTTTTGCAATACAAGAATGGCATGGGCAGTTTTTGTCCTTGTCTTGACACTTTTGTCATGTTTAAATTATTCAGTTGGGCTTCCAATGCTATAATGCTCTATTATCAAAAGCTTCAATAGGATGTTTTGTACTCTTCTCAATTTCTAACTAGGATAGCTGAGAGTGTGTTATTAATATGTACTATCCGCCACTCCATACCGAAAATATTAACAAAAACAATAAAGTGCCATTATTGAAGTGAATAAGTTACAGACTTACCGATAAATTTTTTTATAACAGTTTagtttgttccgatattttttggtTATTATAGTAAAGTGTTATTATAGATAAtatatattaaaacataacatgaatgatttcaaataaaatttgacTGCTATAAAGGATAATTGTTATAGAGGTCTCACTATATAAGTTTTAAGAAGATTATTGTTCTTAGCAGCATGGTAGAGCACTAAGGGGTGGAGGTAGATTGTGAGTTATGGGTTCATTTGATCTGAACGCAGCATTATTGATTCGGATCTTGTACGCGATAAAATTTTTTAATAAATGAATAAAAAGTATAAATTTTGAATCCAAAGCATTATTGATTCAAATCCAATAAATTAAATGAGTTGTATAATTCTGAACATATAAAGTCCAAATTTTGAATCCTATCTTTGAAGCATTATCTCCATGATGCTAAGTTGAAACAACTTCAAACCACTTTAGTTTCATTAGTTCTCTAACattaaacaataataataataatttaatttgAATTACTTCATTCTATGTAAAAGAAATTGGAGTAGTAATTGATTATTAAAGAAACCCTATTCATTCAAAACCCTCAAGAACTCCTATATAAAACCCTTGGTCCTTAGACATCATTCCATTCATTAATCAAACGGTTTGATTCAAAACCTCTGCTCCACTGTTTCACTCTCTACAATCCTCTCTGCATCACATCCAATATCAATGGCAAGCACTGAGCCAAAGCACGAGAACagggaagaggaagaagaagcaGCCGGAGCCGATGATGAAGATACCGGAGCTCAGGTTGCCCCAATTGTCAAGCTCGAAGAAGTT containing:
- the LOC104094928 gene encoding ERBB-3 BINDING PROTEIN 1-like isoform X1 — its product is MSDDEREEKELDLTSPEVVTKYKGAAEIVNKALQLVVSECKPKSKIVDLCEKGDAFIKEQTGNMYKNVKKKIERGVAFPTCISVNNTVCHFSPLSSDETVLEEGDIVKIDMGCHIDGFIAVVGHTHVLQEGPVTGRAADVVAAANTAAEVALRLVRPGRKNSDVTEAIQKVAAAYDCKIVEGVLSHQMKQFVIDGNKVVLSVSNPETRVDDAEFEENEVYSIDIVTSTGEGKPKLLDEKQTTIYKRAVDKSYNLKMKASRFIFSEISQKFPVMPFTARDLEEKRARLGLVECVNHELLQPYPVLHEKPGDLVAHIKFTVLLMPNGSDRITTHALQELKPTKTVDEEPEIKTWLALPVKTKKKGGGKKKKAKKGEKTEDSSQAEPMEGESNGAES
- the LOC104094928 gene encoding ERBB-3 BINDING PROTEIN 1-like isoform X2; protein product: MYKNVKKKIERGVAFPTCISVNNTVCHFSPLSSDETVLEEGDIVKIDMGCHIDGFIAVVGHTHVLQEGPVTGRAADVVAAANTAAEVALRLVRPGRKNSDVTEAIQKVAAAYDCKIVEGVLSHQMKQFVIDGNKVVLSVSNPETRVDDAEFEENEVYSIDIVTSTGEGKPKLLDEKQTTIYKRAVDKSYNLKMKASRFIFSEISQKFPVMPFTARDLEEKRARLGLVECVNHELLQPYPVLHEKPGDLVAHIKFTVLLMPNGSDRITTHALQELKPTKTVDEEPEIKTWLALPVKTKKKGGGKKKKAKKGEKTEDSSQAEPMEGESNGAES